One window from the genome of Maylandia zebra isolate NMK-2024a linkage group LG18, Mzebra_GT3a, whole genome shotgun sequence encodes:
- the toe1 gene encoding target of EGR1 protein 1 yields MASSLVVPVIDVQNENFKELWPAMVVAIKTASFVALDTELSGLGNRKSLLAESIEDRYKAICHAARSRSILSLGIACYKKLDQKPADSYLVQVYNLTLLCSEEYIIEPQSVHFLVQHGFDFNKQYGHGIPYCKGNNKGGADDRGVHIRALFTELLRARKPLVLHNGLIDMAFLYQSFYAHLPERLATFTADLSEMFPAGIYDTKYVTEFELRLSASYLEYAYKKCKLDNGRSVDSGTNGPHVHIEFCQYAGHMSTYVDYRESPAVASVEEQTDICQRFSAFGWCPNGTKCPLSHDTDRIIFQDEKNKDDKRKKRKRQREKKRSEGEGSSIFDGSPENKIPNMEVDPEDPPGNQRGTVAEMCPDGLPAMDSDGNTPQSEGKSLATDSKGNSVCDENITTASIDDSRNTKNNTNDGKSGEVSGTGAGREKTNDRSAGIETQKKNADAGTHRAGFDAFMTGYIFAYSCTVIRKEEAGEADKEQEEEEQSWLPTCLNKVYLSGKVAPLNVVKSTFSKSSKAHMQKMEMVWGRRC; encoded by the exons ATGGCATCTTCGCTGGTAGTTCCTGTCATTGATGTCCAGAATGAAAACTTTAAAGAGCTTTGGCCTGCTATGGTCGTGGCTATTAAAACGGCGTCCTTCGTTGCACTGGACACG GAGCTGAGCGGTCTTGGGAACAGGAAGTCCTTGCTGGCTGA ATCCATTGAGGACAGATACAAAGCTATATGTCATGCAGCTCGGTCCCGCTCCATCCTCTCGTTGGGAATCGCCTGCTACAAGAAACTTGATCAAAAG CCTGCAGACTCGTACCTGGTGCAGGTGTATAACCTCACCCTTCTATGTTCAGAGGAGTACATCATAGAGCCCCAGTCAGTGCATTTCCTGGTGCAGCACGGATTTGACTTCAACAAGCAGTACGGCCACGGAATCCCGTACTGCAAGGGCAACAATAAG GGAGGTGCAGATGACCGTGGCGTTCACATCCGAGCACTGTTCACTGAGCTGCTGCGTGCTCGGAAGCCCCTGGTGCTACACAATGGTCTCATTGACATGGCTTTTCTGTACCAG agTTTCTATGCTCACCTGCCCGAGCGCCTGGCCACCTTCACTGCTGACCTGTCAGAGATGTTTCCCGCTGGGATATACGACACCAAATATGTCACAGAATTTGAGCTTCGACTCTCTGCCTCCTATCTTGAGTACGCCTACAAGAAATG TAAGCTGGATAATGGTCGCAGTGTGGACTCCGGAACAAATGGACCTCATGTTCACATAGAGTTCTGTCAGTATGCTGGTCACATGTCCACCTATGTGGACTACAGGGAGTCTCCAGCTGTCGCTTCTGTTGAGGAACAGACTGACATCTGTCAGCGCTTCTCT GCATTTGGTTGGTGTCCGAATGGCACAAAGTGTCCGTTATCCCATGACACAGACCGCATCATTTTCCAGGACGAGAAAAATAAGGATGacaagaggaagaaaaggaagagacagagagagaagaagagaagtgAAGGAGAGGGCTCCTCCATCTTTGATGGTTCTCCGGAAAATAAAATCCCCAACATGGAAGTGGATCCAGAAGATCCGCCAGGAAACCAGCGAGGGACAGTTGCTGAGATGTGCCCAGATGGTTTGCCAGCAATGGACAGTGATGGAAACACCCCACAGAGTGAAGGAAAGAGCTTGGCGACTGACAGCAAGGGGAACAGTGTGTGTGATGAGAACATAACAACAGCCTCAATTGATGACAGCCggaacacaaaaaacaacacaaatgatGGAAAAAGTGGCGAAGTGAGTGGGACAGgagcagggagagaaaagacGAATGACCGCTCAGCTGGGATTGAAACCCAGAAGAAGAATGCTGACGCAGGGACACATCGGGCAGGATTTGACGCCTTTATGACAGGATACATCTTCGCCTACTCCTGTACCGTCATCAGGAAGGAAGAAGCTGGAGAAGCAGacaaggagcaggaggaggaggagcagtcGTGGCTTCCTACCTGTCTTAACAAGGTCTATCTGAGCGGCAAGGTAGCGCCTCTCAATGTGGTAAAGAGTACCTTCTCCAAGTCGTCCAAGGCCCACATGCAGAAGATGGAGATGGTGTGGGGCAGAAGGTGTTAA
- the si:ch73-382f3.1 gene encoding uncharacterized protein si:ch73-382f3.1 produces the protein MGGCSAPNCSNSTSIGKQLFRFPKDPVRKKKWVVNCRRDFEPTPHSRLCQDHFEQSQFEEIARSPAGGKKLKPNAIPTLFNVGEPPYPAFTVPYILHPLKPEPVEKELNFGDHGYARRTPLPGLEEEDADRTSEDQQPCTHCQLLRKQLEQEMQHTARLQKEAEEMKKRLYRLDRLEKGLQNFLYEDQIRALSLTKRSRRAVWSPETILKARNIRCAVGTKGYEYLREIGYPLPSYRTLCNRLETKIMVTTDMSCEELAELGLGLMATCDSPPEVGDNDEEELIGVLSS, from the exons ATGGGTGGCTGCTCCGCTCCAAACTGCTCCAATTCAACCAGCATAGGCAAGCAGCTGTTTCGGTTCCCCAAAGACCCTGTGCGGAAGAAGAAATGGGTGGTGAACTGTCGACGGGACTTTGAACCAACTCCTCACTCCAGACTCTGTCAA GACCATTTTGAGCAGAGCCAGTTTGAGGAAATAGCCAGGTCTCCAGCTGGGGGGAAGAAGCTGAAACCTAATGCTATCCCCACTCTGTTCAATGTTGGAGAACCTCCCTACCCCGCATTCACGGTTCCCTACATCCTGCACCCTTTGAAACCTGAGCCAG TGGAGAAGGAGCTGAATTTCGGGGATCATGGCTATGCCAGACGCACCCCTTTGCCTGGCTTAGAGGAGGAAGATGCGGACAGAACATCTGAAGATCAGCAGCCCTGCACACATTGCCAGCTGCTTAGGAAacagctggagcaggagatgCAACACACTGCAAGGCTACAGAAAGAG GCTGAAGAGATGAAGAAGCGTCTTTATCGACTTGACCGGCTTGAAAAGGGTCTTCAGAATTTTCTGTATGAGGATCAGATCCGAGCCCTGTCACTCACCAAACGCTCCCGACGTGCTGTCTGGTCTCCGGAGACAATCCTGAAAGCCCGGAATATCCGCTGTGCAGTTGGCACCAAGGGGTACGAGTACCTGAGAGAGATTGGTTACCCGTTACCCTCCTATAGGACTCTGTGTAACCGTTTGGAGACTAAGATCATGGTGACGACTGATATGAGCTGCGAGGAGCTGGCAGAGCTAGGCCTGGGGCTCATGGCCACCTGCGACAGTCCCCCTGAAGTTGGAGATAATGATGAGGAAGAACTGATAGGTGTTTTGTCTTCTTAG
- the tmem53 gene encoding transmembrane protein 53 → MAADEIDYNIVFPDAGTSERHWQGTKEPVVILLGWAGCKDKHLSKYSSIYNEQGCVTIRYTAPLKTVFISESFGYKELRNTALKLLEILYDYEVENSPIFFHTFSNGGFMLYRYIVELLHSDKQFSSLSVVGAIVDSAPGSGNVRGALRALTATLGPKISPVLRYILLVLFAVTVFLLRIVLYPLTKYIHKNHYDAVQDRPPAWPHFFLYSRDDQVIRHKDIEGFLETLKQKGVPVDSFDFVSSSHVGHFRYFPEEYTLKCHDFLVACMKELEGTETKKRQHIQSH, encoded by the exons ATGGCAGCCGATGAAATAGACTACAACATCGTGTTTCCAGATGCAGGGACGTCGG AGAGACACTGGCAGGGGACAAAGGAGCCAGTTGTGATACTGTTGGGCTGGGCTGGATGCAAAGACAAGCACCTCTCGAAATACAGCTCCATCTATAATGAACAG GGCTGCGTCACCATCCGCTACACGGCTCCTTTGAAGACTGTCTTTATCTCTGAGTCGTTTGGATACAAGGAGCTGAGAAACACGGCTCTCAAACTGCTGGAGATCCTCTATGACTACGAGGTGGAGAACAGTCCTATTTTCTTTCACACGTTCAGCAATGGTGGCTTCATGCTTTACCGCTACATTGTAGAACTGCTACACAGTGACAAACAGTTCAGTTCGCTGTCTGTTGTCGGGGCCATCGTGGACAGTGCTCCAGGTAGCGGGAACGTCCGTGGGGCCCTGCGTGCACTGACGGCCACCTTGGGTCCAAAAATAAGTCCTGTTTTAAGGTACATCCTCCTAGTTCTCTTTGCTGTGACTGTTTTCCTTCTGAGAATCGTGCTGTACCCGTTGACCAAGTACATTCACAAGAACCACTACGATGCCGTGCAGGACAGGCCGCCCGCCTGGCCTCATTTCTTCCTGTACTCCAGGGATGACCAGGTGATTAGGCACAAAGATATTGAGGGCTTTTTGGAGACTTTGAAGCAGAAAGGTGTCCCTGTGGACAGTTTTGATTTTGTCTCCAGCTCCCATGTTGGCCATTTCCGGTATTTTCCTGAAGAGTATACTCTTAAGTGCCATGACTTCCTGGTTGCCTGCATGAAGGAGTTGGAAGGGACCGAAACAAAAAAGAGACAACACATTCAAAGTCATTGA